The proteins below come from a single Papaver somniferum cultivar HN1 chromosome 11, ASM357369v1, whole genome shotgun sequence genomic window:
- the LOC113325324 gene encoding BTB/POZ and MATH domain-containing protein 3-like, translating into MAGPTVSKSKTKHKVLSSLSIYKTVEDSHEYMIQGFSLAKGIGVGKLMTSRTFRVGGHDWVIQFYPGGKSKDSKEYVSLYLKIVSPGEVRATWELKLMDQSEKGKYGAHKISSRVRTFNTATVDRTWGYKQYMKRSELETSSYLKDDCLCIHCTIRTVQTRDETVQTHAEDGKPYVVLVPPSDMSQNLKGLLESGIGSDITFHVGSESFRAHKSILAARSPVFRAQFFGLVGNPDMETVVIKEFEPFAFKAMLLYLYSDELLEPREISDSDSLCSSTTLMQHLLDAADRYDLARLKLMCEAKLCEEITADTVAKTLALAEQYQCLQLKTFCLNFAAKP; encoded by the exons ATGGCTGGGCCGACAGTTTCAAAGTCTAAAACTAAACACAAGGTTTTATCGTCGCTGTCGATTTATAAGACTGTTGAAGATTCTCATGAGTATATGATACAAGGATTTTCTCTAGCGAAGGGAATTGGAGTTGGTAAATTGATGACTAGTCGCACATTTAGAGTTGGTGGTCACGATTGGGTTATACAGTTTTATCCAGGAGGCAAAAGTAAAGATAGCAAGGAGTACGTATCCTTGTACCTTAAGATAGTAAGCCCTGGAGAAGTTAGGGCAACGTGGGAGCTTAAATTGATGGACCAAAGCGAAAAAGGGAAATATGGTGCTCATAAAATTTCTTCACGTGTAAGAACGTTTAACACAGCAACAGTTGATAGAACATG GGGATATAAGCAGTATATGAAGAGGTCGGAGTTGGAGACCTCCAGTTATCTCAAGGATGATTGTCTTTGCATTCACTGTACCATCAGAACAGTGCAAACTCGTGATGAAACAGTGCAAACTCATGCTGAAGATGGGAAACCTTATGTTGTTCTTGTACCTCCATCAGATATGAGTCAGAATCTCAAGGGTTTGCTGGAATCTGGAATTGGTTCTGATATTACTTTTCATGTTGGCAGTGAATCCTTTAGAGCCCATAAGTCGATTCTTGCAGCTCGATCTCCCGTATTTAGAGCTCAGTTTTTTGGATTGGTGGGTAACCCAGACATGGAAACAGTAGTCATTAAAGAGTTTGAACCCTTTGCGTTTAAG GCCATGTTACTATATTTGTATTCAGATGAACTTCTTGAACCACGGGAAATTTCTGATTCAGATTCTCTTTGCTCTTCAACAACACTCATGCAACATCTGTTAGATGCAGCAGATCGCTATGATCTTGCTCGATTGAAGCTCATGTGTGAGGCAAAGTTATGTGAAGAAATAACTGCAGATACCGTTGCAAAAACACTGGCCCTAGCTGAACAATACCAATGCCTGCAACTGAAAACTTTCTGTCTAAACTTTGCAGCTAAACCTTAA